A segment of the Biomphalaria glabrata chromosome 18, xgBioGlab47.1, whole genome shotgun sequence genome:
gaagaggtcagtcatcagtgaagctgagggtactggaatgacatgggagcaaatgaagaaagctgctcagaaccgagtttggtggagaggtgtggttgcggccctatgctcccctgggagtgcacaggatttaGTAGAAGTAAGTAATAATATAAGagagcttataaataaaaagacaatttaAAGATAAAATGATACTGAGTGTGTAAACAAATAGATATGATACTATTGTCACcttaaagcaaaaaaacaagagtaataaataaataacagcagctttgatgtaaaaaaacatacaaatatttaaatagctttaaaaatatcaaTGCAGTCCACTTGAAATACATGGCATACAAAGTGACAATCAATACCCACATGTCTTCAATAACAATTACTTataaataacaaatttaatacCAACATAACACTAATGAAacatattaaaagtaaagtcaACTTACGTCCACCAGGGGCAGTTGGAAGTCCACCAGTACCAGTTTTAGctaaaattggtaaaaaaaaaaagcaaaacttaataaacaaaaaaattaaatatatagtcAGTTATTTAGTGAAATGAATGGCTTAGTAAACAAAGATAATCATcaatgtcatttaaaaaaaaaagatgattacatcctatgcatgtccctaagtcaatctagtcatggatgttaatcaatgactaaactctgccaagtcatttgttatgatggctgaatcaggcaacccattccaagctctaatagcactaggaaagaaggatttttaaataataaatatttaacagTGACAGTCACATGAAAATATTTTCTCCCTCAGCATTATtactataaaaataacaatatagatgccaATATGAACAACATTCATACACATTAAACATACTCAtacaaaatttaagtcattggttaacacgcATGTCTAGATGCTTGACATGTAGGATGTAatcctcttttttgaagtaacgtctgtattatataagataagaagaagatacaCAACCAGCAGTTTATGCCTTTCTACTGCAAAGTTCACCAACTGTGATTCTTGGCCCCTCCTTAATGCCTTCTTTGTGACCAAGGATTACACCAAACCAAACATATACCATGtgagttaattaaataaaattacatacTATTCTCTTTGCTGTGAGTGTAGTATTTAATACATTCaaataatttagaaataaattatCATATTTCTTTATGAGGTTATAGATTTAATATGCTTGAAACTGATATATATTTACTTATCATACTTGTACTTCCTGTTCTATGTCTATAAATGGCAGCTAAAATGTTAATATTCAGAAGTCTTTTTGCTACATATGCAATTTTTCTATATGATGAGGATATaagttatttaaccttggtttggccaataatagaatatgcaacCTCTTTTGGGACCCCTAAACtcaaaaaacattaagaaactggaacagacacaaaatagagcagtgagattcataacaaagaatattcacatttgactagaacaACAGCctaagtaaaatcactaaatttagaaagccctCAGGATAgaggactcaaaagtaaagtagcaattatacataaaacacaaccgtaatcttcaaatacaaaaacaaaatcaaataaaatactcagaaataaagataaaggcacattcctcattccatatgccaggactaatttgtacaaattctccttcttccctagtgctattagagcatggaatgggttgcttgaatcagccacaaaaaaacaatgacttggcagaatttaagtcattggtcaacatatgtgactagatgcatgacgggtaggatgtaatcatcttcttttttgaagcaacatctgaattatataagataactAAAGTTGATACTGTGCTGTATGTTGATAAATGACTTACGTGCTGAATTGATCATGTTCATCAAGTCTGTAAGACTGGGTGATGGTGCCCCTCCGGCTGTTCCAGTACCTCCAAGTGGGGACGAAGGTAAGCCACCAGTAGACAGACCACCTATTAATTTTGATAGAATTAGCATTAGAGTACATTCAAGATATTATTTCAAGGCCTTGAAAATTGAATTATTGAATAAAGTTTTATATATTCATGTTTCTACCTATGTCAAAGACATAGTGAATGTTACCAGGACATTTGTAGATGATATTAATAGGGAGTAAAAGATTAAAGCACCGCTtacagaccttgcaatcttaagagagatgatgtaaagctcaactgtttctatgactgattttaatgagggtgtcatgtaaccagcacaattaccaaccacctttacttccgAAGTCAGTAAGTGAGGTAGATATTATggtgtgaaaaaaaattatattctaGACTGAGTtgaatattttagaaaataatcGTGCTTCAAACTAGAATGTAATGCCAGGTTGTTCATCAgtaataccaatacaattcaGGGCTCATTTTTATTCTGGCTTTTCAATAGTAGAAGAACATTTTCAACTGTTATCTATCAAAGGCAataaatatcaaatgaaaaactcttttaaaaaatttgctgtaaggtgtaaaaaaaaaaaaaaagaatattcatAGTATGTTCaataataaatcaatttttactTACCCAGCATATCAAATCCTGAGCTGCCAGTTCCGCCTGAGCCTGACAACGCACCCATGCCTGGCATTCCACCCATGCCTGACATTCCACTCATGCCTGACAGTCCACTCATGCCTGACAGTCCACTCATGCCTGACAGTCCACTCATGCCTGACATTCCACCCATGCCAGCCATTCCACCCATTCCAGACATTCCCATCATGTCTAATCCTGTGTAATATATAGAGAGGCATTAAGGACATAACCATTTTTGGCATCCTACAAAGAATACATTAAACAATGTTTATATttgcaaataataaaatattccaGAACAACAGTTATTTAATCATACCTATATTAAATATGATgaacaaacatttaaatataagattttCTTTAGCTAATGATATTAATACACATTTTATCTAAATGTCATAATTCACTGACCTGTTGGTGGAGGTGTGGTCTGAGGTTGTTTATGGTTTCCTAAACAAGAAAGTTAATAATAAAAAGTGTAATATTTGTAAAAGTTACTAACCAAGTTAGACAAAACTATTATATGGGAGAtctgacttgtttttttttaaatataaaacagacattacaatataatataattactaCATAGTAGATTTCTTAATATACCTCTTATGAATTGATGTGTCACAGAAACCTTAATGTTACACAAACACAAATTTAATGAATTGTTAAATCTCAATTTCACATATAAAAACCTATTTTCATTACTTGAataacatttatgcaaatatcTTTAGAATAACTTATAGATGAATTAATATTAATTCAAACTAATTACTTGACAGTGTTAGTGTTACATCATGAAAGTAGATGATTAGTCAATGATTAATTCGATATCTGAAGTCATCATTTGACCATCGAGGCATAAAAGAAAATGAGCTGCGTTAGTGTAAAAGCAATGGAAACCTTAAAGGGTGGCAATGTTAAGATAAATGGGAAAAAAGAATATTTGTCcccatatatattaaaatagctCACAACAAAGGAGTAACATTGATCTCCTCATCTCTGCAATGCAACAATACAATGATAGAAACACCCAACTACagattgtaaataaatgtatttatatgtcAAGCAAGTTCCACCCTCACAGGATCAACCACCAACCTTTCTTTAAAATGATATGGGGACAAGcatttccctttttttccctCAGAAGTGAGCTCCCCCTTCTAGTTTCCCATACTTTAACACCAGCGCAggtcatttcttttctgcctcaaTAGACAACATAGGACAAATAACTCTTTTTGTTAAcattgtttctcttttttttgtttgtttgtagctgatgaagacCTTGTGACCCAAAGGTCTTTCGTTTTTACTATGTTTTctatgtgtatttttatggtATATTCTATACAGTCATTTATCcatgcagcagtaaatctttttatttttctgtctgTAAATAAGAGATGCAAAACTGAGTTGTTACCTTGCATAGAATTGAAGAGCATCATTGTCATCAATGGATTCTCCCCACTAAGCATCATATCCATCATTTCAGCTATTCAATAACAAAGAAATACAATCTGTTACATAGTTATCTTAAAGTACTTTAAGAATTTTGAGTCCATCAAatatacattataaataaaaaaaggtaaaattatttatcacattatAAGGATATCACATTTATTTCAGGGTGAAAAGCTACTTAAGTCAGAAAATTAGACTTCAGTTTtaagttttgtatttaaagatactaaatatattataatttaaatatatattaaaatttactatttcaaaactaaaattCTATAGAAGGAttcagaaattttattttaagcagGATAGTCATAACAAATTTTGAGAAAATTGTGAAAGGTTATTGTACTTATAAGAATTgtcttaaacaaattttaatgaataataaattAACTTAAATTAAACAGTAGAAGTATAGACATTTAagaataaactaaaaaatcaaATCGGTCTTCTTTCAAATTCTAAATCACTAAAAGCAATTTAAACACacataaattttctaaatttacAGAGGTAGTTCTAGATTTAAATGACTCTTTAAAAGTTCTAATGACATATTCtaataaataaagattatttctaTCATACTTAcgattcatcatcatcatcatcatgagTGGATTATTGAATggattctgttgttgtttttgaattGCTTGCTGttgctgtgtatcaaggataccttcaatgaaaacattgaaaaggtTTTGCACATTGAATTAGTTAAAACATCAGATAAATAAGACTAGTTGAGATGAAGAatagtaaagcaaataactatTGAGATTGAGTTTACAATAAGTATTTTTGGTCTAAATCCATCGTAATGGAAACTAGTTTATCACCTTTGTAAAACATAATCTATATATGTGCACAAGTGTATCATAAACTGCTAAATCTAGGTCTTGACAGAAACTTTAGAAAACCTTTAAATTTTATCTATATAtcataataaatgtaaatatgacTTTTAATGTGTATTATATatgcataatatatataatctaaatttaatataattttagtgccattattgtaattttataatGGATCACTCCCtaattttgttgacattttcaTGTACCAGGACATTTCAGGGTCCAACAATGTCATTGTCTAGAGAAATAAACTATTGTCTGGATAAGGCCAACAGCACATTTGTTCAAATCCACATGAGAGTATGGTGGAATAGGTCTCTTGGCTTACCAAGAAAAATCAGAGTCTATAAAGAAGTGGTTCTCATCACACTTTTGTTTGACTCTCTGACCTGGGTTCTTTATAAGAGCCATTTAGGGTTCCTACAATTCTTGTTTTAAAGGTGCCTTTGCTCCATAATGGGCAGACCCTGGCAAGACTACTTtacaaataaccatggtgtGCTGGAGCCTGATAAAGACAGTATAAAAATACTACTTAACAGTGAGCATGCGCTGGGTTGCACACCTTTTCCTTATGGGGGAAACCCCATAGCAAAGGTGAGCTTAAAGAAGGCGCAATTTAGCCCTCACTGGCATACAGGAAAGAAACTAGTAGCAGATGACCTCTGATTGAAACAGCTTGAGAACTCATATTTCCAACCCAAAAAAGCCCTTGCAGgagcagatgatgaaaagaaaaattaaatagcCACCTGGAAGACAACAGCTTTCTTAGCACCAGATATAAAATATGCAGTTGGCAACTGGGTTCACATGAAATATtgcactcatctttaatcttcagaatcaaagacaatgccctattctataaatataattaatgtttaaataaaatgattttggGCACAAAGGAGTTGCTATGTCAATTTTAGCTGagctttaaaaatttgttttgttttgttacacaGCTAGAGCTGCTGataaaattattaagattacagatatcatagatctatattaaattcTACAATAAGTTCTTTAGGCTGATTATGACGAGGATTTATATAAAAGATGAATTAACTACTTAGCCTTatttaatatgtttattttaaacttctcaataaacattttttaaagtctttattatttcttttgaaagcTACTATACGACAGTACATAACTATGATGAGAAGATATTGGTGCCCTTTAAGGGATAAATCATTACAAAACATCAAATGAGAGgtctaaatatttataatttatctgtATTGTGCAAACAAAGATTTTAGATTGCTGTACACCTATATTACCCATGCccatatctactagatctaattatcctaataactaatattatttcttaaagtTTAAGACTAAAATAGATAAATCTAAATACAATTCAATTAATTATAACAACCTAATATGCTATATTTATGATTCTGATAAGCATTTGCATATAAACTAAATTAACTACTTAGCTTTACTTAATAcgtttagatctattagttCTTCcgaattcttttagttttataacAATAATCATGAATAATGCCAATAATTAATCATTAATGGCAAAGTCAAAGTAacttgtcttcgattccgattAAGAATGAGTACAGTTTTTTCACATGACTACCCAAACCCATTTGCTGCctgcatctcgtgcagacaacgCCGTTTTTTGCCGGCCGTCATTTTAAGTTTTGCTTTCGTCTTAGGCGCCTGCCTTCCATTAAATTCCATAATGGCTTCTCTTTGGGTCTCACATGTCACATGTGTGTTGCGCGACATTTATGAGAGTTCTCCAAAATCAAACGGGAAGTATAACTGTTCTAGTCTGTTTTACTCTCTGGTAGTGTGTTATCATCGATTgctataaatattttctatatcTTCCTAGTTTgtgtatttattaataataaaaatatatcaaatatcGAATTTTCTAGAGTATCTAGATATAAGTGTGATTAAtgtcttaattttaaaaattatcgaAGCAACAAGACATTTATGCTAATTATGACAAGGCCCCAGACCTATACATATTATACGCGGACAATACTATTTTTAGGGATAAATCATTAGAAAAAATCAAATGGGAGTTATAAttgttaataatttatatttttatcgaACATCACTAAGTATATTTCAATaatcaactagatctatttttactcatttaaaactaatattataatagtctatatgaataaaatttaaaataaatcaatctatttaaaccACGAATAGCATATTTCAGGTGTAGCTGGGTTTGTGTAGTAGCTGCCTGGTATGCGTGCTGGACCGTCCTTCTGtatctcgatggtcccaggttcataccctgaGCGCTGCCGTCCCCCTAAAGCCTTATATAAAGCTAATAGCCTATAGTAATATGTAACATTATGTCACAAAATgtgacaaataaataaattaaaaaaacaataatatttgaaaataactgatttttcttttaaactaatttttttaaaaaaagattattactaGGCCTTAAAGTCCAATACAAATGTATGTGTTTAAGTAATTATACacattaattatataataaacttttattttaaaaaactggtTTTCGTGACTGGCTCAGGTAAACTGCTCAATGCTGTAATGGCTCTCAAGGAAAAAGAGAATATGTTCTAGGATGATAATGGTAATGACTTCGATTTCAAAGATTACGGAAGAGTTTAATGACTACGCCACCTATTTGCGACTGGCAACATTTGTTCACATCCGATCGTAGCAAGGGGGTCCAGAAACAGGGAAGTGCGCCACCTATGTGGCACGACCCAGTCGTAATAATTGGTGCTTTCAATGCAAAACCAGAACTTGGGACGAAGAGCTCCCTTTCCTCGCCTGTCCGTTAGGAGAAATCCTTCCAAATAGTCTTATCTTATCCAAACAGTCAACGGGATAACAGGGCCGATTTCCTGACTTTTTCGTAGGTGCAGACAAAGTATTTTTCCGCCAGgggtttatttattttcttttttgaagtaacgtctgtattatataagataagataagatatttaagtgttgttgttttttcgtcTTCTGCACCTGTCTTACCAAGGGCTTTTCTTTAGACCTCAAACCTAACTCTCGAGATcttcagctctccaactgtctctttctgtcagCTAGTTTCCTTTATGCCACTGAAGCTAATCCCGTAAGTATCCGACCCAAACTCAGAAGTCAAATGGGAAGTAGTGCTTCTTTACGGAATAAGTAGGtcatgaactaaaaaaaatgatgtactTACCACTTGGAGGTGGAGGTGCGATTCCTCCCGGAGTTCCCATGTTTGGAATTAAGCCGGAGAGAAGATCTGGTGACATTGGCTTTGGGCCTACAGCGTTGGGGTTGGTGGGATTGACTGGAATAGATAACAGGCGAAGATGTAACACTTAATATATACGTTTCCACAATAACACAAAACCATTAGCTATAACtaacttaacattttttaatcaatttttttctcattttataAGAGTACATAAATTTACATGTAAATTAGTAGTCGAAATTAGCGAAGGCAATTTAAAGTTCTACATAACATTGCTGGCTTCTCTTTTCTTCTTGTGATATTCTACTTAATTGAAAAGTGTAAAGCTAAATCTCGTTTACGTCAAGGTTCGATTTTGAGTTATGTACGTAACATATAGGTTAGTATCTAAAAACATAACTACTTTTTGCTTTTTGGTTTTTCTCTGCTTTTTGTATTCTCAGATGTACATTCGGTTCATAATATAACTGTATAACTATAAATTTATAACTATAATTGTATAACTGCATAACTATAACTGTATAACTATTGCTATATAACTGTACAACTATGACTCTACAGCTGTATAACTGTATACCGGTAACTATAACTGTATAACCGTATAACTGCATAACTGTATTACTATAACTGTATAACTATAACTGTATAACTATTGCTGTATAACTGTACAACTGTTCATAATATAACTGTATAACTATAACTGTATAACTGTATAACTATAACTGTATAACTATTGCTGTATAACTGTACAACTATAGCTGTACAGCTGTATAACTGTATACCGGTAACTATAACTGTATAACCGTATAACTGTATAACTGTATAACTATAACTGTATAACTGCATAACTATCACCGTATAACTGTATAACTGCATAACTATAACCGTATAACTATTGCTGTATAACTGTATAACTGTACAACTATAACTGTACACTGTATAACTGTATACCGGTAACTATAACTGTATAACATTATAATTGTATAACTATAACTGTATAACTATAACTGTATAACTATCACTGTATAACTGTAACTGTATGACTGTAAAACTGTATAACCGTAAAACTGTATAACTGTATAACTATAACTGTATAACTGCATAACTATAACCGTATAACTATTGCTGTATAACTGTATAACTGTACAACAATAACTGTACAGCTGTATAACTGTGTACCGGTAACTATAACTGTATaacattataattttataactataactatataaCTATCACTGTATAACTGTAACTGTATGACTGCAAAACTATAACTGTATAactgtatagctgtactgaATGCGAACAATTTTACtagaaataaacaatatatatatatatatatatcaatttatttcaatatttcatatttcatGTGTCCTTCCTACAGGAGATTGGTCATATTACAAATATTGAGATCATCAATAAATGTTGCTATGAAATTATCATGAGTTGAATCACTTAGGgcacttcaacaataatattgggggcTGATTCAAAACCATAGTTGGAGTAAGTCAAGGttgcctactttcaccaacactttTCAATATCCTCCTTGAAAAGATGCTCAAGAGGGCTATGAAAGTATTGTAATCATTGGAGGAataagaattactaacttgcgcttcgcagatggcattgatggcctagcagggacagaagaactagctgacttggtgatgcgcattgacaagacttccgcagcatatatTTGGtgtgcaaataaatgccgaaaaaaaaacaaattatgaccaatagccatcagtgCTATAAAAgggactgcagagctagagaggaggatcttATCAATGggattgagatgctacagaagaatTCTAGCTATCagattcaaagaccgcatcacaaaccaagagataagagacagggttactgcagcgatcggaccccatgatgacctgctaaccatagtaaaaaaaaaattcaagcttaaaatctattatcatattacaagatcttcgggactcgcaaagacattccttcagggaacagtaccaggaaaaagaagaagaggcagacagagaaagcgatgggaggacaacataaaagaatggacggacctgccattgtaactaaggcaaaagacagagaggaatggagaactACGTCGACGAGTcatgcatggtgccccaatggtcctttagactaagggataggtaaatgTAAAGGTAAAAGGGGCATCGGATCTTTATGTCTTATATTCTTATGTTAAAATCTGAAAAGTTCCTAAAATAATATTACGTCCTATAGGAGCCATGTGTTAACTTAGAAAAGACAAATCCTCCTTGTTAGTAATaaagttaaattaaaatttaaaaaaagatataaaaaatagaCTGGGTGGGATAGCAAGGTGTGTTTGTCATGTTGCTAATTTGAATGAATTATTATGTGAGTAGTTAAGGATGGACTGGTCTTTGAAACTATTTAATACAATTGATGAACTTTTTATTACCAAATGTGAATATGTTAATTATAACGTTCTTCACTTTTCTAGCTTAAAACGTGGATTAGAAGTTAGATgctaaaatgttattgaaataaTACTTCAGTGCCCAGGGTGCTATGACTAAAACAAGATTAATAAGCTGGAAGGTTAATACTATGATTTCTGTAAATTGAACTCACGACTGCTGCCTCCCAAAGATCCTAGTGGGTCCATTATGTTTGGTTTGGGCGTTGTAGTTGGTGGCAGTATAAGATTTGGAAACAGACCTTCAAATAGTGGAAGCAACCAACGTCAAACAGCATTTACATTGTACACATGTGGATATCGCCTCAATAGTTTACTTAGGCAATGACTTATAACTTGTTCGGTGCATAGCAATTGCATGggatactatttttaaaactaattatttatacatttccTGGACTAACAAAGTGTACATTACTaccttatatattacagacgttacttcacaaagaagataattacgtcctccgcatttcatgtgtcagtcTAGTCGTACACGTCAATCACTGACTTAAACTATCAAAAGATAGAATTTATAATTGACCGTTGGGCTAACGAgtctttaaataaatgtttgaagtTTAGCGTTTAAGTCTTGAAAAGAGCTACAGTCTTCTTCTCTAATAAATGACATACCACTTCGTTGCAAattaatgtatttgttttattgaccATTCTATGATTATAATTTGCCCGT
Coding sequences within it:
- the LOC106066790 gene encoding collagen alpha-5(IV) chain-like isoform X6; protein product: MLKFYQNILLITLGAFLLHSATCQNQTAPVDATIQAEVTNTVLSLLNETGYSGNASDTKVQTLVNMLMNGVTPTDQDLIGLGIIPASQAATTPPTYVVQGGGSAPIDPTLNLQPSGVQPAPVQPAPVQPAFPTPAPAGTSGGLNLPQLPGTGSLFPSLPTSGGSFSSLNSSSLFPSIPSGSFPNLNGLFPNLILPPTTTPKPNIMDPLGSLGGSSLNPTNPNAVGPKPMSPDLLSGLIPNMGTPGGIAPPPPSGILDTQQQQAIQKQQQNPFNNPLMMMMMMNPEMMDMMLSGENPLMTMMLFNSMQGNHKQPQTTPPPTGLDMMGMSGMGGMAGMGGMSGMSGLSGMSGLSGMSGLSGMSGMSGMGGMPGMGALSGSGGTGSSGFDMLGGLSTGGLPSSPLGGTGTAGGAPSPSLTDLMNMINSAPKTGTGGLPTAPGGLPNIDFASMLGSGTPTGMLAGGTPTDLTSLMMTGPQPTAAVGPTPTMQDPFIG